One window of Phoenix dactylifera cultivar Barhee BC4 chromosome 5, palm_55x_up_171113_PBpolish2nd_filt_p, whole genome shotgun sequence genomic DNA carries:
- the LOC103721623 gene encoding PIN2/TERF1-interacting telomerase inhibitor 1 isoform X3, protein MASPEAPVLYSGVRRQSAAFRLMKQMGWEEGEGLGKDKQGIKGYVRVKNKQDNKGIGVDNPSNNWVFDTSQFDNILKRLKVQVAEPEEKESLETKEVYLKSGNDRSVVNPVPKVTRPQGRYKKRESGKIVNAYSEKDLQGILGNKAEENCQSNKDLNSAPASLEASDSRIVQEEVVHAGTGLKDEDGHWWGHKHGFVSGGFLGTQIITAKSCQSKDSQCLALHKRKMFAEEDQENLYKLVQEKATSGKQGLGIKDQPRKIAGSHWKGKKTSFGDSDDENSADSSGLTKRKRSEEVEEGAVIEPKIKLKKLCKQLLRQAPSQSLKLKQLRVLVEAHSGSIFSNFSSKRDALSYLKTKLEGSGTFHVEGKKVSLTS, encoded by the exons ATGGCCTCGCCGGAAGCTCCCGTACTGTACTCCGGAGTCCGCCGGCAGTCCGCCGCCTTCCGCCTCATGAAGCAAATG GGATGGGAAGAGGGTGAAGGCCTTGGCAAAGATAAGCAAGGGATTAAGGGATATGTTAGAGTAAAAAACAAACAGGACAATAAAG GTATTGGTGTAGATAACCCTTCTAACAATTGGGTGTTTGACACCTCTCAATTTGACAATATTCTTAAAAGATTGAAAGTG CAAGTAGCTGAACCGGAGGAGAAAG AATCTTTGGAAACAAAAGAAGTTTATTTGAAATCTGGAAATGATAGATCAGTAGTGAATCCAGTTCCTAAGGTTACTCGACCACAGGGAAG GTATAAGAAAAGAGAGAGTGGGAAGATTGTGAATGCATATTCAGAAAAGGATCTTCAAGGAATTCTT GGAAATAAAGCTGAAGAAAATTGCCAGTCAAATAAAGATCTAAATAGTGCACCCGCATCATTAGAAGCATCTGATTCTCGTATTGTTCAAGAGGAAG TTGTGCATGCTGGGACAGGCCTCAAAGATGAAGATGGGCACTGGTGGGGTCACAAACATGGGTTTGTTTCAGGAGGTTTTCTTGGAACACAGATTATTACCGCTAAATCCTGCCAGTCAAAAGATTCTCAGTGTCTTGCTTTACATAAGCGGAAAATGTTTGCCGAGGAAGACCAAGAAAACCTTTATAAACTTGTCCAG GAAAAAGCTACATCAGGAAAGCAGGGGCTTGGCATCAAGGATCAGCCCAGGAAGATTGCTGGTAGCCACTGGAAGGGAAAAAAGACATCATTTGGTGACAGTGATGATGAAAATTCTGCTGATTCCAGTGGTTTGACAAAGCGTAAGCGGAGTGAAGAAGTGGAAGAGGGAGCTGTTATTGAACCAAAGATTAAGCTAAAAAAGTTGTGCAAACAGCTTCTGCGTCAG GCTCCTTCTCAATCACTGAAATTGAAGCAGCTTAGAGTACTCGTTGAGGCACATTCTGGATCTATTTTCTCCAACTTTTCTTCGAAACGTGATGCTCTTTCATACTTGAAGACAAAG TTAGAAGGCAGCGGGACATTCCATGTGGAGGGTAAAAAAGTGAGCCTCACCTCATGA
- the LOC103721623 gene encoding PIN2/TERF1-interacting telomerase inhibitor 1 isoform X2, translated as MASPEAPVLYSGVRRQSAAFRLMKQMGWEEGEGLGKDKQGIKGYVRVKNKQDNKGIGVDNPSNNWVFDTSQFDNILKRLKVQVAEPEEKGIVILNGWIAAFLLSLVILGLHSFAESLETKEVYLKSGNDRSVVNPVPKVTRPQGRYKKRESGKIVNAYSEKDLQGILGNKAEENCQSNKDLNSAPASLEASDSRIVQEEVVHAGTGLKDEDGHWWGHKHGFVSGGFLGTQIITAKSCQSKDSQCLALHKRKMFAEEDQENLYKLVQEKATSGKQGLGIKDQPRKIAGSHWKGKKTSFGDSDDENSADSSGLTKRKRSEEVEEGAVIEPKIKLKKLCKQLLRQAPSQSLKLKQLRVLVEAHSGSIFSNFSSKRDALSYLKTKLEGSGTFHVEGKKVSLTS; from the exons ATGGCCTCGCCGGAAGCTCCCGTACTGTACTCCGGAGTCCGCCGGCAGTCCGCCGCCTTCCGCCTCATGAAGCAAATG GGATGGGAAGAGGGTGAAGGCCTTGGCAAAGATAAGCAAGGGATTAAGGGATATGTTAGAGTAAAAAACAAACAGGACAATAAAG GTATTGGTGTAGATAACCCTTCTAACAATTGGGTGTTTGACACCTCTCAATTTGACAATATTCTTAAAAGATTGAAAGTG CAAGTAGCTGAACCGGAGGAGAAAGGTATTGTAATACTGAATGGTTGGATTGCAGCATTTTTATTATCTTTAGTCATATTGGGATTACATTCATTTGCAGAATCTTTGGAAACAAAAGAAGTTTATTTGAAATCTGGAAATGATAGATCAGTAGTGAATCCAGTTCCTAAGGTTACTCGACCACAGGGAAG GTATAAGAAAAGAGAGAGTGGGAAGATTGTGAATGCATATTCAGAAAAGGATCTTCAAGGAATTCTT GGAAATAAAGCTGAAGAAAATTGCCAGTCAAATAAAGATCTAAATAGTGCACCCGCATCATTAGAAGCATCTGATTCTCGTATTGTTCAAGAGGAAG TTGTGCATGCTGGGACAGGCCTCAAAGATGAAGATGGGCACTGGTGGGGTCACAAACATGGGTTTGTTTCAGGAGGTTTTCTTGGAACACAGATTATTACCGCTAAATCCTGCCAGTCAAAAGATTCTCAGTGTCTTGCTTTACATAAGCGGAAAATGTTTGCCGAGGAAGACCAAGAAAACCTTTATAAACTTGTCCAG GAAAAAGCTACATCAGGAAAGCAGGGGCTTGGCATCAAGGATCAGCCCAGGAAGATTGCTGGTAGCCACTGGAAGGGAAAAAAGACATCATTTGGTGACAGTGATGATGAAAATTCTGCTGATTCCAGTGGTTTGACAAAGCGTAAGCGGAGTGAAGAAGTGGAAGAGGGAGCTGTTATTGAACCAAAGATTAAGCTAAAAAAGTTGTGCAAACAGCTTCTGCGTCAG GCTCCTTCTCAATCACTGAAATTGAAGCAGCTTAGAGTACTCGTTGAGGCACATTCTGGATCTATTTTCTCCAACTTTTCTTCGAAACGTGATGCTCTTTCATACTTGAAGACAAAG TTAGAAGGCAGCGGGACATTCCATGTGGAGGGTAAAAAAGTGAGCCTCACCTCATGA
- the LOC103721623 gene encoding PIN2/TERF1-interacting telomerase inhibitor 1 isoform X1, with product MASPEAPVLYSGVRRQSAAFRLMKQMGWEEGEGLGKDKQGIKGYVRVKNKQDNKGIGVDNPSNNWVFDTSQFDNILKRLKVQVAEPEEKESLETKEVYLKSGNDRSVVNPVPKVTRPQGRLIQLPLAYLLLYMCSLLLCCIYYFEVLTRYKKRESGKIVNAYSEKDLQGILGNKAEENCQSNKDLNSAPASLEASDSRIVQEEVVHAGTGLKDEDGHWWGHKHGFVSGGFLGTQIITAKSCQSKDSQCLALHKRKMFAEEDQENLYKLVQEKATSGKQGLGIKDQPRKIAGSHWKGKKTSFGDSDDENSADSSGLTKRKRSEEVEEGAVIEPKIKLKKLCKQLLRQAPSQSLKLKQLRVLVEAHSGSIFSNFSSKRDALSYLKTKLEGSGTFHVEGKKVSLTS from the exons ATGGCCTCGCCGGAAGCTCCCGTACTGTACTCCGGAGTCCGCCGGCAGTCCGCCGCCTTCCGCCTCATGAAGCAAATG GGATGGGAAGAGGGTGAAGGCCTTGGCAAAGATAAGCAAGGGATTAAGGGATATGTTAGAGTAAAAAACAAACAGGACAATAAAG GTATTGGTGTAGATAACCCTTCTAACAATTGGGTGTTTGACACCTCTCAATTTGACAATATTCTTAAAAGATTGAAAGTG CAAGTAGCTGAACCGGAGGAGAAAG AATCTTTGGAAACAAAAGAAGTTTATTTGAAATCTGGAAATGATAGATCAGTAGTGAATCCAGTTCCTAAGGTTACTCGACCACAGGGAAGGTTGATTCAATTACCCCTAGCTTATTTGCTTCTTTATATGTGTAGTTTGCTTTTATGCTGTATATATTACTTTGAGGTTTTAACCAGGTATAAGAAAAGAGAGAGTGGGAAGATTGTGAATGCATATTCAGAAAAGGATCTTCAAGGAATTCTT GGAAATAAAGCTGAAGAAAATTGCCAGTCAAATAAAGATCTAAATAGTGCACCCGCATCATTAGAAGCATCTGATTCTCGTATTGTTCAAGAGGAAG TTGTGCATGCTGGGACAGGCCTCAAAGATGAAGATGGGCACTGGTGGGGTCACAAACATGGGTTTGTTTCAGGAGGTTTTCTTGGAACACAGATTATTACCGCTAAATCCTGCCAGTCAAAAGATTCTCAGTGTCTTGCTTTACATAAGCGGAAAATGTTTGCCGAGGAAGACCAAGAAAACCTTTATAAACTTGTCCAG GAAAAAGCTACATCAGGAAAGCAGGGGCTTGGCATCAAGGATCAGCCCAGGAAGATTGCTGGTAGCCACTGGAAGGGAAAAAAGACATCATTTGGTGACAGTGATGATGAAAATTCTGCTGATTCCAGTGGTTTGACAAAGCGTAAGCGGAGTGAAGAAGTGGAAGAGGGAGCTGTTATTGAACCAAAGATTAAGCTAAAAAAGTTGTGCAAACAGCTTCTGCGTCAG GCTCCTTCTCAATCACTGAAATTGAAGCAGCTTAGAGTACTCGTTGAGGCACATTCTGGATCTATTTTCTCCAACTTTTCTTCGAAACGTGATGCTCTTTCATACTTGAAGACAAAG TTAGAAGGCAGCGGGACATTCCATGTGGAGGGTAAAAAAGTGAGCCTCACCTCATGA
- the LOC103721622 gene encoding uncharacterized protein LOC103721622, translated as MASSLCLSPIPHLNSRHRHASRWPPLRKSCDFRRYGRKPSSPASDGDTQSENAVLRMAWYGSELLGIAASFFRPAPPTAPVEDLVGDGDGLGSMTRAQVVEAIKEDFQRSYFVTGNLTVNAYEEDCEFADPAGSFRGLQRFKRNCSNFGLLLESSNMKLKEWEDFEDKSIGHWRFSSIMSFPWRPILSATGYTEYYFDAQSGRVCRHVEHWNVPKMALLKQILRPSRWVWEKQ; from the exons ATGGCATCGTCTCTCTGCCTCTCTCCCATTCCCCACCTTAATTCTCGCCACCGGCACGCCTCCCGGTGGCCGCCTCTCCGTAAATCTTGCGATTTCCGGCGTTACGGCAGGAAGCCCAGCTCGCCTGCGAGCGACGGGGACACCCAGTCGGAGAATGCGGTGCTCAGGATGGCGTGGTACGGCTCGGAGCTCCTGGGGATCGCCGCCTCCTTCTTCCGGCCTGCTCCCCCGACGGCCCCGGTTGAAGATCTCGTCGGAGATGGGGATGGACTGGGGTCGATGACTCGTGCACAAGTGGTGGAGGCCATCAAAGAAGACTTCCAGCGCTCCTACTTCGTCACAG gAAATTTGACCGTCAATGCTTATGAAGAAGACTGTGAATTTGCTGACCCAGCAGGTTCTTTCAGAGGTCTCCAGCGTTTTAAAAGAAATTGTTCAAATTTTGGATTACTGCTCGAAAGTTCTAATATGAAACTCAAAGAGTGGGAGGACTTTGAG GATAAGTCAATCGGTCATTGGCGTTTTAGCAGCATCATGTCATTTCCTTGGAGGCCTATCCTTTCTG CTACCGGGTACACAGAGTACTACTTTGATGCTCAATCAGGGAGAGTGTGCAG GCATGTGGAACATTGGAATGTTCCAAAGATGGCGCTTCTTAAGCAAATATTGAGGCCAAGCCGCTGGGTATGGGAAAAACAGTGA